The Magnolia sinica isolate HGM2019 chromosome 9, MsV1, whole genome shotgun sequence genome contains a region encoding:
- the LOC131257000 gene encoding class V chitinase-like isoform X1: MAFRNLLFFSFFSIFLLQLQPSISQTTVKAAYWFPASEFPVSDINSALFTHLFCAFAALDPQSNQLIIPNSSQAAFAAFTTTVQQKNPSVQTLLSIGGGRSDPSAFASMASQPTSRKSFIDSSIRLARANGFYGLDLDWEYPQTPQQMLDLGTLFNEWRAAVVSESQSSGQTQLLLTAAVHFSANRDSLTYPVQSIGTNLDWVNVMAYDFKGPDWSGDSTGAPAALYDPSSRFSGSAGIDVWIGAGLSTNKMVLGLPFYGYAWKLVDPNQNGLGAPANGSATEQDVGGDGSISYWQIKAFIERTGATWVYDSTVVTDYCYAGSTWIGFDGVRSVAAKVSYAKSKGLLGYFAWSVGGDSNWELSQTASGTWDGLNLSAKTTSAREMQAVI; this comes from the exons ATGGCGTTTCGAaaccttctcttcttctccttcttctctatATTCCTCCTTCAACTACAACCCTCCATCAGCCAAACAACAGTCAAAGCTGCCTACTGGTTTCCAGCCAGCGAATTCCCGGTATCTGATATAAACTCCGCTCTATTCACCCACCTTTTCTGTGCATTCGCCGCTCTCGATCCTCAATCCAACCAACTCATCATTCCAAACTCCAGCCAGGCCGCATTCGCTGCTTTCACCACAACCGTCCAACAAAAGAACCCGTCCGTCCAGACGCTACTATCGATAGGAGGCGGAAGGTCCGACCCATCTGCTTTCGCCTCCATGGCGAGTCAGCCAACATCACGTAAGAGCTTCATCGACTCATCAATCAGGCTCGCTCGAGCCAACGGCTTCTACGGCCTCGACCTCGACTGGGAATATCCGCAAACTCCTCAACAGATGCTGGACTTAGGCACCCTCTTCAATGAGTGGCGAGCTGCAGTTGTGTCCGAGTCGCAGTCATCCGGCCAGACGCAGCTTCTACTGACTGCAGCCGTCCATTTCTCTGCGAACCGTGACTCACTGACTTACCCAGTCCAGTCGATCGGAACGAACTTGGACTGGGTCAATGTCATGGCATATGACTTCAAAGGACCCGATTGGTCAGGAGACTCGACCGGTGCACCCGCCGCACTCTACGATCCATCTAGCCGATTCAGCGGCAGTGCTGGAATCGATGTCTGGATCGGGGCTGGACTTTCAACTAACAAGATGGTGTTAGGCTTGCCGTTTTATGGATATGCATGGAAGCTGGTGGACCCGAACCAAAATGGTTTGGGTGCGCCGGCGAACGGGTCAGCCACCGAACAAGATGTCGGAGGTGATGGATCGATAAGTTACTGGCAGATCAAGGCGTTCATTGAAAGGACTGGAGCTACTTGGGTGTATGATTCAACGGTTGTAACGGACTATTGCTATGCGGGTTCCACTTGGATTGGATTCGATGGTGTAAGATCGGTTGCTGCTAAGGTTTCGTATGCCAAGAGTAAGGGGCTTTTGGGCTATTTTGCATGGTCCGTTGGTGGAGACAGTAACTGGGAACTTTCACAAACAG CTTCAGGAACGTGGGATGGACTAAATCTTTCGGCGAAGACGACGAGCGCCCGGGAAATGCAGGCAGTGATTTAA